One bacterium genomic window, CAAAATGCAAAATGCAAAATGCAAAATAAAATAGATAAATTTTAAACATTTTCCTCTCCTACAAGAGATAGAATAAAATTTGTTTTTTCTTCGGAAACAAGACTTGCACCCTCTTTTATCTTTATCTTCTCATCGCTTGTGAGATAGCTCATAACCTCTCTTGCTTCCTCTTCTTCTAAAGAGGATAAAAGAACACAAGCCTTTTTAAGCCCCTCTTTCATTATAATTCCGCATTCCGCATTCCGCAATCCGCATTTGTTTTATTCTTCTTCAGAAAGCCAATCTCTTATAAGCTTGGCAACAAGGCTTGGTTTCCTCTTTGCGGTTTCTAATGCTTGGATTTCCTCTTCAGAGAGGGATATTCCCTCTGCTGCTAATTGGGTTGCAAATGTCGGAAGCTCCTTTTCTGCTTTTGCTACCTCTGGCTTTATCTCTTTTTTCATAAATTGCCTCATTATTGAAAGCACAATTAGACCCATTACAATGAGAAAAATAAGACCAGCACCGCCGATTCCTGCTGTAGTTATTGTTTTTCTTGTTTTCTCTTTCTTTTCCCTTTCTGTCTCAAGCCATTCCTGGCTTCTATCAAATTGGACATTCTCAACCTCAACAAGGTATTCCCTCTCTAGGTATTCCTTCCCTTTTTCAGCACCAATAGCTGCCCAGACAAGCTTTTTAAATTTTTCCATCTCATCATTTGTCCTTGGCTGATATATAGGATTTCCCTTTTCATCCCTTTTTATTTGACCCTTCTCATCTAGCTCATATTTTCCATCTACAAAGACTCCCACAGATATTTTTGAAATGGATGGCGCCTTAACAAGGCTTGTTTCCTCCTTATCAGCATAATAATTAACACGGGATTCCTTTTTGTTATATTCAACAGGGCCTTGTGTCTTTGCTATCTCTTTATAACCAGGGATTTGAGATTCAAGGCCTGGCTGTCCTTCTGGTTTTACCCCTTCTCCTTTAAATGCCTCATCCACCTTTTCTTCACTTATCTTTAATTGCTCAAAACCTGGCATTGAATACTTCTCAAGCCTCGTTTCCTTTCTATCAAAGTTCATTTCACACTTTACA contains:
- the fliF gene encoding flagellar basal-body MS-ring/collar protein FliF codes for the protein KITIVGGGLLSFILLLFLISYITRAEYADLYTNISPEEAGRITSKFEEWKQPYKLEGTTIKVPIADRDKLRLKLASGKLAPTGGIKGWELFDTTKLTMTDYERRINYLRAIQGELERTIESIEGIKDARVLLVLPEKKLFIEEEKPVTASIKLTMAPYASIDKEQVAGIMNLVSFAVEGLKPNNITVVDNRGRILSEDIGEEKQEAITSKQLALQEEERKSLERRIRDRLGRVIGYDKVEVIVKCEMNFDRKETRLEKYSMPGFEQLKISEEKVDEAFKGEGVKPEGQPGLESQIPGYKEIAKTQGPVEYNKKESRVNYYADKEETSLVKAPSISKISVGVFVDGKYELDEKGQIKRDEKGNPIYQPRTNDEMEKFKKLVWAAIGAEKGKEYLEREYLVEVENVQFDRSQEWLETEREKKEKTRKTITTAGIGGAGLIFLIVMGLIVLSIMRQFMKKEIKPEVAKAEKELPTFATQLAAEGISLSEEEIQALETAKRKPSLVAKLIRDWLSEEE